The Zobellia alginiliquefaciens genome contains a region encoding:
- a CDS encoding nuclear transport factor 2 family protein, with amino-acid sequence MKCLFTLLFGFLTIGISAQNTEELAVQKTIEAFFNGFHQQDSLLIKETVSKDVVMQTIAQDEAGNPLVKTEEFSGFLKSIVGIPETTKFEEILNSFTVQIDGPMAHAWTPYTFKINDTFHHCGVNSFQLVKDAQKKWQIVYLIDTRRTEGCDEAK; translated from the coding sequence ATGAAATGCTTATTCACCTTACTATTCGGCTTTCTTACCATTGGGATTTCTGCTCAGAATACGGAAGAATTGGCCGTTCAGAAAACCATTGAAGCCTTTTTTAATGGGTTTCATCAACAAGATTCCCTTCTCATAAAAGAGACGGTGTCCAAAGATGTTGTCATGCAAACCATTGCTCAGGACGAAGCTGGAAATCCGTTAGTGAAGACGGAAGAATTCTCAGGCTTTCTTAAATCTATTGTTGGTATACCAGAAACCACAAAGTTTGAAGAAATACTAAATAGTTTTACCGTTCAAATAGACGGCCCCATGGCTCATGCTTGGACGCCTTATACCTTTAAAATAAATGATACTTTTCACCACTGTGGGGTGAATTCGTTTCAATTGGTCAAAGATGCCCAGAAAAAATGGCAAATTGTCTACCTTATCGATACAAGAAGAACAGAAGGTTGTGATGAGGCAAAATAA
- the panB gene encoding 3-methyl-2-oxobutanoate hydroxymethyltransferase, with the protein MSTAKKEYKRVTVKSLVDMKKHGEKISMLTAYDYSMAKIVDSANVDVILVGDSASNVMAGHETTLPITLDQMIYHATSVIRAVERALVVVDIPFGSYQSDPKEALRSAIRIMKESGAHAVKLEGGVEIKESVKRILNAGIPVMGHLGLTPQSIYKFGTYTVRAKEEEEAKKLIEDAKLLEKLGCFAIVLEKIPAALTKKVSESISIPTIGIGGGKHADGQVLVIHDLLGMTHEFNPRFLRRYMNLYEEMGSAISQYVTDVKSQDFPNDDEQY; encoded by the coding sequence ATGTCAACGGCAAAGAAAGAATACAAAAGAGTAACGGTCAAGTCTCTAGTGGACATGAAAAAACACGGCGAAAAGATATCTATGCTCACCGCCTATGATTATTCTATGGCCAAAATTGTTGATTCCGCCAATGTTGACGTAATTCTTGTAGGAGACTCTGCCAGTAACGTTATGGCCGGGCATGAAACTACCTTGCCCATTACACTGGACCAGATGATTTACCATGCCACTTCCGTTATCCGCGCAGTAGAAAGAGCTTTGGTGGTGGTAGATATCCCTTTCGGGAGCTACCAGAGCGACCCTAAAGAAGCACTCCGCTCCGCTATTAGAATCATGAAAGAAAGCGGTGCGCATGCCGTAAAATTGGAAGGCGGAGTGGAAATTAAAGAATCCGTTAAAAGAATATTGAATGCCGGTATCCCGGTTATGGGGCATTTGGGACTTACGCCACAATCCATTTACAAATTTGGCACCTATACAGTTCGCGCCAAAGAAGAAGAGGAGGCAAAAAAATTGATAGAAGATGCCAAACTCCTTGAGAAACTAGGTTGTTTTGCCATTGTATTGGAAAAAATTCCCGCTGCATTGACGAAAAAAGTTTCCGAAAGTATTTCCATTCCTACCATAGGTATTGGCGGTGGAAAGCATGCAGACGGTCAAGTGCTGGTAATTCATGATCTACTGGGGATGACACATGAGTTCAACCCCAGATTTTTACGTCGTTATATGAACCTTTATGAAGAAATGGGTTCTGCTATTTCGCAGTATGTTACGGATGTAAAAAGCCAAGATTTTCCGAACGACGACGAGCAGTATTAA
- a CDS encoding RluA family pseudouridine synthase produces MAQKVLSNPNNLLVLFEDNHLIAINKRPGDIVQGDKTGDMPLSEVVKLYIKEKYNKPGNVYLGVAHRLDRPTSGIVVFSKTSKALPRLNKLFAEKEAKKTYWAIVKNKPKKNEDTLTHWLKRNNKQNKSYAHIKEVAESKKAILDYKVIKKLDRYYLLEIDLHTGRHHQIRAQLSAIGCPIKGDLKYGFDRSNPNASIHLHARKLSFVHPVKKEPIEILAPPPEDPVWNACC; encoded by the coding sequence GTGGCCCAAAAGGTACTTTCTAATCCCAATAATCTCTTGGTTTTGTTTGAGGACAATCATCTAATCGCTATTAATAAGCGACCTGGAGATATTGTTCAAGGTGATAAAACAGGAGATATGCCTTTAAGCGAAGTTGTTAAACTCTATATCAAAGAAAAATATAACAAACCAGGCAACGTCTATTTGGGTGTTGCCCATCGTTTAGACCGCCCTACATCAGGTATTGTGGTTTTTTCAAAAACTTCAAAAGCATTACCGCGCCTTAACAAGTTGTTCGCAGAAAAAGAGGCAAAAAAAACCTATTGGGCCATTGTAAAAAATAAACCTAAAAAGAACGAGGACACCCTTACGCATTGGTTAAAACGAAACAACAAACAAAACAAATCTTACGCACATATCAAGGAAGTAGCCGAAAGCAAAAAAGCGATATTAGATTACAAGGTGATCAAAAAACTGGATCGTTATTATCTACTTGAAATTGATTTACACACCGGGCGTCATCATCAAATAAGAGCACAATTATCAGCTATTGGCTGTCCTATAAAAGGGGATCTGAAATACGGTTTTGACCGAAGCAACCCCAATGCCAGTATACATCTGCATGCACGCAAACTTTCGTTTGTACATCCCGTTAAAAAAGAACCTATAGAAATCTTGGCCCCACCGCCAGAAGACCCAGTTTGGAACGCTTGTTGTTAA